In a genomic window of Chiloscyllium plagiosum isolate BGI_BamShark_2017 chromosome 51, ASM401019v2, whole genome shotgun sequence:
- the tnfaip8l2b gene encoding tumor necrosis factor, alpha-induced protein 8-like protein 2 B, with protein MESISSKDLAMKAQKKILSRLANKSLAQLLIDDTSAEILDELYRVSKEFTGNRAESQKVLKNLVKVAVKIGVLFRHRQFSESELGLAGEFRRKLRQGAMTAISFHEVAFTFEAPVLTALLRESRDLLLRLVEGHLTAKSLGRIRHVFDHFGDGQLLNQLYGEQDPYRAHLQKICDGLGKLLEDGTL; from the coding sequence ATGGAGTCCATCAGTTCCAAGGACCTTGCCATGAAGGCGCAGAAGAAGATCCTGAGCCGCTTGGCCAACAAGTCGCTGGCGCAGCTGCTGATCGACGACACCAGCGCCGAGATCCTGGACGAGCTCTACCGCGTCTCCAAGGAGTTCACCGGCAACCGGGCCGAGTCGCAGAAGGTGCTGAAGAACCTGGTGAAGGTGGCGGTGAAGATCGGCGTGCTCTTCCGGCACCGGCAGTTCAGCGAGAGCGAGCTGGGGCTGGCCGGCGAGTTCCGGCGCAAGCTGAGGCAGGGCGCCATGACCGCCATCAGCTTCCACGAGGTGGCGTTCACCTTCGAGGCGCCGGTGCTGACCGCGCTGCTCCGGGAGAGCCGGGACCTCCTGCTGCGGCTGGTGGAGGGCCACCTCACCGCCAAGTCCCTGGGCCGCATCCGGCACGTCTTCGACCACTTCGGCGACGGGCAGCTCCTCAACCAGCTCTACGGTGAGCAGGACCCTTACCGCGCCCACCTGCAGAAGATCTGCGACGGCTTAGGGAAGCTCCTGGAGGACGGCACGTTATAG
- the lysmd1 gene encoding lysM and putative peptidoglycan-binding domain-containing protein 1 isoform X2 produces MEVAEGGGAAAAAECGALRSSARGLSRSYGSTARGPAAGQRHLEHRPRPGDTLQGLALRYGVSTEQIMRANRLYANESIFLKECLRIPAPKQEALQNGSRAPDQAAASSAPTFEPLSAELSPSDFLKRLDSKITQSKAAAIRKLSDGADRLDGAVVGSASTSVGSSRRLEQTLASRTVSAQWARLGPVRLTKTTRVTTLRETEDEIFDL; encoded by the exons ATGGAGGTGGCTGAAGGAGGAggcgccgccgccgccgccgagTGCGGGGCCCTGAGGTCGTCGGCCCGCGGCCTGAGCCGGTCGTACGGCAGCACGGCCCGGGGCCCGGCGGCCGGGCAGCGGCACCTGGAGCACCGCCCGCGGCCCGGGGACACTCTGCAGGGGCTGGCCCTCAGATACGGAGTCAGC ACCGAACAGATTATGCGGGCAAACCGCCTGTACGCCAACGAGTCGATCTTCCTGAAGGAGTGCCTGCGCATCCCTGCGCCAAAGCAGGAGGCCTTACAGAACGGGAGCAGGGCCCCAGACCAAGCAGCGGCCAGCTCCGCGCCGACCTTTGAACCCCTGAGCGCTGAACTTTCGCCCAGTGACTTCCTGAAGAGGCTGGATTCCAAAATCACCCAGTCCAAGGCAGCCGCCATCCGCAAGCTCAGTGATGGAGCAGACAG GCTGGATGGGGCTGTGGTTGGCAGTGCCAGTACCTCAGTGGGTAGCAGCAGGCGACTGGAGCAGACCCTGGCATCGCGAACGGTCTCAGCGCAGTGGGCACGCCTGGGCCCCGTGCGCTTGACCAAAACCACCCGGGTCACCACCTTACGGGAGACGGAGGACGAGATCTTTGACCTTTGA
- the lysmd1 gene encoding lysM and putative peptidoglycan-binding domain-containing protein 1 isoform X1, which translates to MEVAEGGGAAAAAECGALRSSARGLSRSYGSTARGPAAGQRHLEHRPRPGDTLQGLALRYGVSTEQIMRANRLYANESIFLKECLRIPAPKQEALQNGSRAPDQAAASSAPTFEPLSAELSPSDFLKRLDSKITQSKAAAIRKLSDGADSRLDGAVVGSASTSVGSSRRLEQTLASRTVSAQWARLGPVRLTKTTRVTTLRETEDEIFDL; encoded by the exons ATGGAGGTGGCTGAAGGAGGAggcgccgccgccgccgccgagTGCGGGGCCCTGAGGTCGTCGGCCCGCGGCCTGAGCCGGTCGTACGGCAGCACGGCCCGGGGCCCGGCGGCCGGGCAGCGGCACCTGGAGCACCGCCCGCGGCCCGGGGACACTCTGCAGGGGCTGGCCCTCAGATACGGAGTCAGC ACCGAACAGATTATGCGGGCAAACCGCCTGTACGCCAACGAGTCGATCTTCCTGAAGGAGTGCCTGCGCATCCCTGCGCCAAAGCAGGAGGCCTTACAGAACGGGAGCAGGGCCCCAGACCAAGCAGCGGCCAGCTCCGCGCCGACCTTTGAACCCCTGAGCGCTGAACTTTCGCCCAGTGACTTCCTGAAGAGGCTGGATTCCAAAATCACCCAGTCCAAGGCAGCCGCCATCCGCAAGCTCAGTGATGGAGCAGACAG CAGGCTGGATGGGGCTGTGGTTGGCAGTGCCAGTACCTCAGTGGGTAGCAGCAGGCGACTGGAGCAGACCCTGGCATCGCGAACGGTCTCAGCGCAGTGGGCACGCCTGGGCCCCGTGCGCTTGACCAAAACCACCCGGGTCACCACCTTACGGGAGACGGAGGACGAGATCTTTGACCTTTGA